One window from the genome of Plasmodium relictum strain SGS1 genome assembly, chromosome: 12 encodes:
- the SAS4 gene encoding spindle assembly abnormal protein 4, putative: protein MKKNNEEFDDYYDVYEENWTNDTFGELEYTQSLEKNIRKKLNKEESKQNSFFSANDKIKINNNKEVQLNKSDTVSNEEHQKKNSNILKLNNSDYENANGNIYQDKIEKVAYKLNNEDDRKISNRKFSNKLDENKKNDQEIYLFKDIYEELQNSRNCKKENSFYEDGFTKKNDEIFIKNLEYNSSNNETDINEVHSSSPFNINDSDIHLWDNINDYDSNNNINNNDYYDNNICSNNDYISNNNNYISNDNNSNNNNKNIHNNNNNNNNISNNNNNDNISNNNNNDNINNNNNNDNIINNNNNNDNISNDNNISNNNNNNDNISNNNNISNSNNNNKQKDYDLRSNNSFSNYLYNHSDASEYKKDNNEIDYLKRYNSEEKNSNTNHGNVEAILSDSIKGDNNLFDDKKNLKDKKKILQNDENIFNNEDNDKHFDYDKSIVKNKNNSSNNNESSLININNVINKKSSDVSSSINNDDSIMNNSYNSLNDDDHHPIKNSDLSLSNNDSTADISCSSIKNNDYCCNYEISVNNNYNDDKVDYDSNSNNSMIRDDFYNGKENEKCIKINQNNYDNFSLYGKDLNNNNNKLSSFENSKNDDDDIINENDEKLNKDSKYLLQEYTNFKKKKNHIKKDFYSKNDKIFSSNESLIKINKNENITNNKTVKKNLFLKKNTNICSESKENKDSFLKKDTINYSNSLKNEKKNEHKDVIKNSNDDTDIIHVDLNDEEQWEEIDSEDMKKDNLKKKKIVTVLKKKTEASRINNDKVNNSKISLKKEDNLHNKNKKKPKKTNECNKHDELKELGDELNKQISKLEKEQDKVKKLEYELIAKSAEMELEREEMKNKIEDEKKKMIKTIEEEKKKWSKEKKRIENEVEKQRNIILSRRKLTNEIAMFKNKIKELEENIEKERKQHKAIVDKLKKGVESLTKENEKLKMDLKISEEYRKKLESYQEKTIMKLAENANEQTKQNFYEYTEEESNYNSISNNRIESKDDMEKYESQKKIKKDRKNGEKNKFAYIYEMKECRESDSSENSNEIKKIINDKNKKIQNELDIIYESSNNSNENFKNILRKDNTCIDVSNNKLKKKNKITLNNLFVHKEDTINSDSFKTSEEYINKNLKRMKSIIKKNKNKLSNDKLSIEEDKSSITTNQKNFKEFFFENNNRTNDSFVNKDIIYEVRNMSNENENLKNSPFLNNYLYSKNEKMEITKNHDIMFENLNEKISSKKLITNRNIPTTRNINENQKYSLMNKNENLTHNFSMNKINQDISCYTSIPKQIEKKNPECLEKNLSNVTMNYINNNSTDNNYLNDYVADSSYSHDDYNDNINIKNDLVQSNYMKKSPTNNSYRSLNPFGKNWEFIINFNFDELFNNCEEVIQSVFSPSKKIKYRQAFIDGKVETLFDDGLKIIEKNKNKKIIHPSNLTIYLYPSKDYKAKLPNSYMLYHFVSKGIYQVNIPNKCQLNKFPSGQVDCKYSDGHMQILFVDGKRKEILPNREEYAILRNGTIKKLN from the exons atgaaaaagaataatGAAGAATTTGATGATTATTATGATGTTTATGAAGAAAATTGGACTAATGATACATTTGGTGAGTTAGAATATACACAAagtttagaaaaaaatataagaaaaaaattaaataaagaagaatcaaaacaaaatagtttttttagtgcaaatgataaaataaaaataaataataataaggaagtacaattaaataaaagtgaTACAGTATCAAATGAAGagcatcaaaaaaaaaatagtaacattctaaaattaaataatagtGATTATGAAAATGCAAATGGTAATATATATCAAGACAAAATAGAGAAAGTtgcatataaattaaataatgaagatgatagaaaaatttcaaatagaaaatttagtaataaactagatgaaaataaaaaaaatgatcaagaaatttatttatttaaggATATATATGAGGAATTACAAAATTCTAGAAATtgtaaaaaggaaaattctttttatgaAGATggttttacaaaaaaaaatgatgaaatttttattaaaaatttagaatACAATAGCAGTAATAATGAAACAGATATTAATGAAGTTCATTCAAGTTCTCcatttaatattaatgacTCAGATATACACTTATgggataatataaatgattacGATAGTAATaacaatattaataataatgattattatgataataatatttgtagtaataatgattatattagtaacaataataattatattagtaatgataataatagtaataataataataaaaacattcataataataataataataacaataatattagcaataataataataacgataatattagtaataataataataatgataatattaataataataataataacgatAATATaatcaataataataataataacgatAATATTAGTAATGACAATAatattagtaataataataataataacgataatattagtaataacaataatattagtaatagtaataataataataaacaaaaagaTTATGACTTAAGATCAAATAATTCGTtttcaaattatttatataaccaTTCAGATGCGagtgaatataaaaaagacaACAATGAGATTGATTACCTTAAAAGATATAACTCTGAAGAGAAAAACTCGAATACAAATCATGGAAATGTAGAGGCCATCTTAAGTGATAGTATAAAAGgtgataataatttatttgatgataaaaaaaatttaaaagataaaaaaaaaattttgcaaaatgatgaaaacatatttaataatgaagataatGATAAACATTTTGATTATGATAAAAGTAttgttaaaaataagaataatagcTCAAATAACAATGAGAGCTCccttattaatattaataacgttattaataaaaagagtTCGGATGTTAGTAGtagtataaataatgatgattCTATTATGAATAATAGTTATAATAGCTTAAATGATGATGATCATCATCCTATTAAAAATAGCGATTTAAGTTTGAGTAATAATGATAGTACTGCTGATATTAGCTGTAGTAGTATAAAGAATAACGATTATTGCTGTAACTATGAAAttagtgtaaataataaCTATAATGATGATAAAGTTGATTACGATAGTAATTCTAATAATAGTATGATTCGTGATGATTTCTACAATggtaaagaaaatgaaaaatgtaTTAAGATTAAccaaaataattatgataatttCAGTTTGTATGGaaaagatttaaataataacaataataaattaagtaGTTTTGAAAATAGTAAGAATGATGATGATGatataattaatgaaaatgatgaaaaattGAATAAAGACAGTAAATATCTTTTACAAGAATATAccaattttaaaaagaaaaaaaatcatataaaaaaagatttttatAGCAAGAATGACAAAATTTTCAGTAGTAATGaaagtttaataaaaattaacaaaaatgaaaatattactaataataaaacagttaaaaaaaatttatttcttaaaaaaaatactaacaTTTGCTCAGAAAgcaaagaaaataaagatagttttttaaaaaaggatacaataaattattcaaattcacttaaaaatgaaaaaaaaaatgaacataaagatgttataaaaaatagtaatgatGATACAGATATAATACATGTTGATTTAAATGATGAAGAACAGTGGGAAGAAATTGATAGTGAAGATAtgaaaaaagataatttaaaaaaaaaaaaaatagttacagttttaaaaaaaaaaacggaAGCATCAAGGATAAATAACGATAAAGTTAACAATAgtaaaatttcattaaaaaaagaagataatttacataataaaaacaaaaaaaaacctaaaaaaacaaatgaaTGCAATAAACATGACGAATTAAAAGAGTTAGGTGATGAATTGAATAAGCAAATAAGTAAGTTAGAAAAAGAGCAggataaagtaaaaaaattagaatatGAATTAATAGCAAAAAGTGCTGAAATGGAATTAGAAAgagaagaaatgaaaaataaaatagaagatgaaaaaaaaaaaatgattaaaacaattgaagaagaaaaaaaaaaatggagtaaagaaaaaaaaagaatagaaAATGAAGTAGAAAAGcaaagaaatattatattaagtAGAAGAAAATTAACAAATGAAATAGCaatgtttaaaaataaaattaaagaattagaagaaaatatagaaaaagaaagaaaacaACACAAAGCAATTGTAGATAAGCTAAAAAAGGGAGTTGAAAGTTtaacaaaagaaaatgagAAACTTAAGATggatttaaaaatatcagAAGAATATAGAAAGAAGTTGGAAAGTTATCAGGAAAAAACAATCATGAAACTAGCCGAAAATGCTAATGAGCaaacaaaacaaaatttttatgagTATACAGAGGAAGAATCAAATTATAATTCAATTAGTAATAATCGGATAGAAAGCAAAGATGATATGGAAAAGTATGAATCtcagaagaaaataaaaaaagatagaaAGAATggagaaaaaaataagtttgcatatatatatgagaTGAAAGAATGCAGAGAATCAGATAGTTCTGAAAATtctaatgaaattaaaaaaataataaatgataaaaataaaaaaattcagaaTGAACTAGATATAATATATGAAAGTTCCAATAATAGTAATGAAAATTTCAAAAACATTTTACGAAAAGATAACACATGTATTGATgtttcaaataataaattaaaaaaaaaaaataaaattacacttaataatttattcgTGCATAAGGAAGACACCATAAATTCTGATTCTTTCAAAACAAGTGaggaatatataaataaaaatttgaaaagaATGAAATcgataattaaaaagaataaaaataaattaagtaATGATAAGTTAAGTATTGAGGAAGATAAAAGTAGTATTACTACTAATCAAAAgaattttaaagaatttttttttgaaaataacaATAGAACAAATGACAGTTTTGTGAACAAAGATATTATTTACGAAGTCAGAAATATgagtaatgaaaatgaaaatcttaaaaattctccctttttaaataattatttgtattctaaaaatgaaaaaatggaaataacaaaaaatcaTGATATAATGTTTGAAaacttaaatgaaaaaatatcttCAAAGAAATTAATCACAAATAGAAATATACCAACTACACGAAACATTAATGAAAATCAGAAATATTcattaatgaataaaaatgaaaatttaactcATAATTTCTctatgaataaaataaatcaagATATTAGCTGTTATACAAGTATACCAAAgcaaatagaaaaaaaaaatccagAATGTTTAGAGAAAAATTTATCAAATGTTACTATGaactatataaataataattcaacagataataattatttaaacgATTATGTTGCTGATAGTAGCTATTCACATGATgattataatgataatattaacataaaaaatgatttagtACAAAGTAATTATATGAAGAAAAGTCCCACAAATAATAGTTATCGTAGTTTAAATCCTTTTGGAAAAAATTGGGagtttataataaattttaattttgatgaattatttaataattgtgAAGAAGTTATTCAATCGGTTTTTTCAccatcaaaaaaaataaaatataggCAAGCATTTATTGATGGAAAGGTTGAAACATTATTTGATGATggtttaaaaataattgaaaaaaataaaaacaaaaaaattattcatccAAGCAATTTAACTATTTATCTTTATCCGAGTAAAGATTACAAAGCAAAATTACCCAATTCTTATATg tTATATCATTTCGTTAGTAAAGGGATATATCAAGTAAACATACCAAATAAATGCCAAttaaataa gTTTCCAAGCGGACAAGTTGATTGCAAATACAGTGATGGCCATATGcaaattttatttgttgatggaaaaagaaaagaaattttgCCTAATAGAGAGGAATATGCTATATTACGTAATg gtactataaaaaaattaaattaa
- a CDS encoding exonuclease V, mitochondrial, putative → MLTTYNIIWKKEEEENLKNDKRRKISSEKEIIDEKKDITNSDYEELINDIEDLLEEQQINETEKLYKESKTPNEKFNKKNKLSITDLSAQLWCEQQLELVLTTGRRRETEAMRLGIERHEVLEKADHLIVDVEVNTREESLGYRLLNTITLLGQLFEYKKAREVWVFGIIRNYVLRGIIDELRIEYDNISKREYLIISDTKTRKEKKEPSLAQKRTSAIQVQTYCLILQQLRNGKADFKKLFEIYECDPQFEFTAVDLKKYKNLENLSKEVNKLFIKLPKIKEEMEIVYEHQGKEFARNLIPYFYHSTIYTINFLLDYWEGKRSSEVVEISDKWKCKFCDFVKNCVRCPLD, encoded by the coding sequence atgctAACaacatataatataatatggaaaaaggaagaagaagaaaatttaaaaaatgataaaagaagaaaaatttctagcgaaaaggaaataatagatgaaaaaaaagatataacaAATTCCGATTATGaagaattaataaatgatataGAAGACTTACTAGAAGAACAGCAAATAAATGAGACAGAAAAGTTATATAAAGAATCTAAAACAcctaatgaaaaatttaataaaaaaaataaattaagtaTAACTGATTTATCAGCCCAGCTATGGTGTGAACAACAATTAGAATTAGTTTTAACAACTGGGAGAAGAAGAGAAACAGAGGCAATGAGATTAGGTATAGAGAGACATGAAGTTTTAGAAAAAGCTGATCATCTAATTGTAGATGTAGAAGTAAATACAAGGGAGGAATCTTTAGGTTATCGTTTATTAAATACCATTACACTTTTAGGTCAGTTgtttgaatataaaaaagcaaGAGAAGTTTGGGTATTTGGTATTATAAGAAATTACGTATTAAGAGGTATAATTGATGAACTAAGAATTGAATATgataatatttcaaaaagagaatatttaattatttctgATACAAAAactagaaaagaaaaaaaagaacctAGTTTGGCTCAAAAAAGAACATCAGCTATTCAAGTACAAACATACTGTTTAATTTTACAGCAATTAAGAAATGGAAAAGCtgattttaaaaagttatttGAAATTTATGAATGTGATCCTCAATTTGAATTTACAGCTGTtgatttgaaaaaatataaaaatttagaaaatttatcTAAAGAagttaataaattatttattaaattaccAAAAATTAAGGAAGAAATGGAAATAGTTTATGAGCATCAAGGAAAGGAATTTGCTAGAAATTTAATaccttatttttatcattcaaCTATATATACTATTAACTTCTTGCTAGATTATTGGGAAGGAAAAAGATCTAGTGAAGTAGTAGAAATTTCTGATAAATGGAAATGTAAATTTTGtgattttgtaaaaaattgTGTTAGATGCCCACTTgattaa
- the ADCL gene encoding aminodeoxychorismate lyase, putative translates to MAILIKGNEPLLVDMSIQDFIKLGINGVYTTMKTVLSHEYIFNLSLHMKNLCKYSKEFLKLQKTDNNKEHISKILEYLTLENIRKCSCESIKRGFEFLTALNDDLKKKYFNESSNYMIIVTITWDIENCNISLKNFFSILCYIKSLPSYPDSVQIDIMNGQRKLPNIKYSDVFEVRDKLLKLKSIDSHEIVIYNDLNEITEGLTSNFFGFFNGTLYTQRDELVLKGTIRKEIIDLCEREDIKLKNSINIKDIEYFEFCFICSTTRNILPVKKIILFSDNKKVFEKSVNHPILIKLQEKLKEEIEKKKEKYDLCIR, encoded by the coding sequence atggcaattttaataaaaggaAATGAACCATTACTAGTTGACATGTCAATTCAGGATTTCATAAAATTAGGAATAAATGGAGTATACACAACTATGAAAACAGTATTATCTCacgaatatatttttaacttaTCTCTacatatgaaaaatttatgtaaatattctaaagaatttttaaaattgcaAAAGACAGACAATAACAAAGAACATATATCTAAAATTTTAGAATATCTAACACTAGAAAATATACGTAAATGTAGTTGTGAAAGTATAAAAAGAGGTTTTGAATTTTTAACTGCTTTAAatgatgatttaaaaaaaaaatatttcaatgaAAGTTCGAATTATATGATAATAGTGACTATAACATGGGATATAGAAAATTGTAACATTTcgttaaaaaattttttttctattttatgttatataaAATCTTTGCCAAGTTATCCTGATAGTGTTCAAATTGATATAATGAATGGACAAAGAAAATTAccaaatataaaatattctgATGTTTTTGAAGTAAgagataaattattaaaattgaaAAGTATAGATAGTCATGAAATTGttatatataatgatttaaatgaaataactGAAGGATTGACTAGTAATTTTTTTGGTTTTTTTAATGGTACATTATACACACAAAGAGATGAATTAGTTTTAAAAGGAACAATAAGAAAAGAGATAATAGATTTGTGTGAAAGAGAAGATATAAAACTAAAGAAttctattaatataaaagatattgAATACTTTGAATTCTGCTTTATATGCTCCACAACTAGAAATATATTACcagttaaaaaaattatacttttttcaGATAATAAGAAAGTATTTGAAAAAAGTGTGAATCATCCTATTTTAATTAAGCTGCAAGAGAAATTAAAGGAAGAaattgaaaagaaaaaagaaaaatatgatttatGTATTCGttag
- the FP1 gene encoding cysteine proteinase falcipain 1, putative, with translation MKKEIKNHTLSRRDLEILSRKKKHLKNEEKKIFRIYIYALVTFIICSLLFLYFNNNSSENTDLIFSNDELKVFKDLLKRYKEGSNLQNDVDEEGKTDGDDKTDLQNIKVNKNLIIDNLYDLINEQNKVSKERLSEIFDNFLKKSNEKLDKEYILLNGVTKKNDNHLNIKYNNKEQLNEVTTLVNLYNNLKYVSTFYKFMKEHNKNYKNMKEKIERYENFKINYLEIKKHNADNDLYKKKLNHFSDYSKKELENYFKKLTSVPPHLIEKHVKPFNAMLKSAKGNENEKKNEDIFSKYPTNLDYRQKGIVIDPKDQGSCGSCWSFAGVANIESMYAKKNKKLISLSEQEVIDCSKICFGCDGCHPFYTLLYALENKICLEEQYKYKKMEDIFCLKYKCTDKIPITSIGSVKENQLIQALNEVGPLSICVGASDDFAFYHEGIFNGKCTNEINHAVLLVGYGQVQKNKKLIENKNTQKYKGTFSDENDNFIYYWIIKNSWGSKWGENGFMKIIRNKNGDNLFCKIGVEVFYPIL, from the coding sequence atgaaaaaagaaataaagaaCCATACCTTATCAAGGCGAGATTTGGAAATTCtatcaagaaaaaaaaaacatttgaAAAATGAAgagaagaaaatttttagaatatatatatatgctttagtgacttttataatttgttctttactttttttatactttaataataattcctCAGAAAATACTGACTTAATTTTTAGTAACGATGAATTAAAAGTATTTaaagatttattaaaaaggTATAAAGAAGGAAGCAATTTACAAAATGATGTAGATGAAGAAGGAAAGACTGATGGTGATGATAAAACTGatttacaaaatataaaagttaataaaaatttgataaTAGACAACTTATACGATTTGATTAATGAACAGAATAAGGTAAGTAAGGAAAGATTATCCGAAATATTTGataatttcttaaaaaaatctAATGAAAAGCTTGACAAAGAGTATATTTTGTTAAATGGAGTAACAAAAAAGAATGataatcatttaaatataaaatataataataaagagcaGTTAAATGAGGTTACAACATTggtaaatttatataataatttaaaatatgtatcAACATTTTATAAGTTTATGAAAGAACATAATAAGAATTATAAGAATATGaaggaaaaaatagaaagatATGAAaactttaaaataaattatttagaaaTCAAAAAACATAATGCGGATaatgatttatataaaaaaaagttaaatcaTTTTAGTGATTATTCTAAAAAGGAattagaaaattattttaaaaagttaaCTTCTGTACCTCCTCATCTCATAGAAAAACATGTAAAACCATTTAATGCAATGTTAAAAAGTGCAAAAggaaatgaaaatgaaaaaaaaaatgaagatatttttagtaaatatCCTACCAATTTAGATTATAGACAAAAAGGAATAGTAATTGATCCAAAAGATCAAGGTTCGTGTGGTTCATGCTGGTCATTTGCTGGTGTAGCTAATATTGAAAGTAtgtatgcaaaaaaaaataaaaaattaataagttTAAGCGAACAAGAAGTAATAGATTGTTCTAAAATATGTTTTGGTTGTGATGGATGTCATCCATTTTATACTCTTTTATATGCAttggaaaataaaatatgtttagAAGaacaatataaatataaaaaaatggaagatatattttgtttaaaatataaatgtacAGATAAAATTCCTATAACTTCAATTGGTAGTGTTAAAGAGAATCAGTTAATACAAGCTTTAAATGAAGTTGGTCCTTTATCTATTTGCGTTGGTGCAAGTGATGATTTTGCTTTTTATCATGAAGGTATTTTTAATGGAAAATGtacaaatgaaataaatcATGCTGTTCTTTTAGTTGGCTATGGACaagttcaaaaaaataaaaaattaattgaaaataaaaatacacaaaaatataaaggaaCTTTTTctgatgaaaatgataattttatatattactgGATCATCAAAAATTCATGGGGAAGTAAATGGGGAGAAAATGGATTTATGAAAATcattagaaataaaaatggtgataatttattttgtaaGATTGGTGTTGAAGTCTTTTATCcgatattataa